A genomic segment from Gracilinanus agilis isolate LMUSP501 chromosome 1, AgileGrace, whole genome shotgun sequence encodes:
- the B3GNT3 gene encoding N-acetyllactosaminide beta-1,3-N-acetylglucosaminyltransferase 3, translated as MIRGRKKGCVQVLLVLGLAVGTLFLLFHKDFSESFLTHWEVWTSPEPQQQSVLEPQLLKVSERPLVPCFTNTSMISVSGFSSQPKHIQDFLLYKHCRDFRILQSPPPNKCTQQSPGTSAPVFLLLAIKSSPKNYERREILRQTWGEEREVRGAAIRRLFLVGTDSDVLEAQKVNQLLAMEAQTYGDILQWDFRDSFFNLTLKQVLFLEWQAVHCPNALFIFNGDDDVFAHTDNMVVYLQGHNPDNHLFSGYVISHVGPIRVPWSKYYVSELVVKENRYPPYCAGGGFLMSRFTTGAIRRASRLIPLIPIDDVYMGMCLEHEGLAPTSHSGIRMVGVRSPSSRLGSFDPCFYKELLLVHRFLPYEMLLMWKALKKPGPKCGKLALLYPWN; from the exons ATGATTCGAGGACGGAAGAAAGGATGCGTCCAGGTCCTGCTCGTCCTGGGCTTAGCTGTTGGGACCTTATTTCTCCTCTTCCATAAGGATTTCTCGGAGTCCTTCTTGACCCATTGGGAAGTCTGGACCTCCCCTGAGCCCCAGCAGCAAAGTGTTCTAGAGCCCCAGCTCCTAAAGGTGTCTGAACGTCCCCTGGTACCCTGCTTTACCAATACCTCTATGATCAGTGTGTCTGGCTTCTCGTCTCAGCCCAAGCATATCCAGGACTTCCTCCTTTACAAACACTGCAGAGATTTCCGCATCCTTCAGAGCCCTCCCCCAAATAAGTGCACACAGCAGTCCCCCGGGACTTCGGCCCCAGTCTTCCTCCTCCTGGCTATCAAGTCATCACCTAAGAACTACGAGAGGCGGGAAATCCTTCGTCAGACATGGGGAGAGGAGCGGGAGGTCCGTGGAGCCGCTATTCGCCGCCTCTTCTTGGTAGGCACCGATTCGGATGTCCTGGAGGCTCAAAAAGTGAATCAGCTCCTGGCTATGGAGGCCCAGACCTATGGTGATATTCTCCAGTGGGATTTCCGGGACTCGTTTTTCAATCTGACCCTGAAGCAG GTGCTGTTTCTGGAGTGGCAGGCTGTCCACTGCCCCAACGCCCTCTTCATCTTCAATGGAGATGACGATGTCTTTGCCCACACAGACAACATGGTGGTGTATCTGCAGGGTCACAACCCGGACAATCACCTGTTTTCCGGCTATGTCATCAGCCACGTGGGACCCATCCGTGTACCATGGAGCAAGTACTACGTATCGGAGCTGGTGGTGAAGGAAAATAGGTACCCCCCTTATTGTGCAGGTGGCGGGTTCCTGATGTCTCGATTCACGACCGGGGCCATCCGGCGTGCCTCCCGGTTAATACCCCTCATCCCCATCGACGATGTCTATATGGGCATGTGTCTGGAGCACGAAGGGCTGGCACCAACCAGCCATTCGGGCATTAGGATGGTGGGTGTCCGTTCACCATCATCCCGCTTAGGGTCCTTCGACCCCTGCTTTTACAAGGAACTGCTCTTGGTCCATCGTTTCTTGCCCTATGAGATGCTTCTCATGTGGAAAGCCCTCAAGAAGCCAGGACCAAAATGTGGTAAATTAGCACTGCTTTACCCATGGAACTGA